DNA from Plasmodium yoelii strain 17X genome assembly, chromosome: 13:
ttgttttaaagcAATAATTATATAGTAACGTTcaatgtatatttattttgaaatattaaCTGCTCACAAATAATTGTATTAATTAGATTAcctaaaaaaacaaaaaataaagccTTTAAAATTCTATCATTttctataataaaaataatatgtgaAAAATTATACTTATTCTCAAttttatgtaaaatattcataaataaatagtactaattttattaatatacaattttacaAATTCTTATTGAATTTAAAGCATTTacacaataataaaatttacgTGGTCAATAAAAAAATCTTAGAAAATAGGAATTTTAACGATagattataattttttattgtattttattttatcaattATTCAACATTATATACAATCATTTACGCAGATATTGAGAAAagaatttaataaaattgtaatatacagaaaaaaattattgcaATTAAGAAATTATGTGCTTATATTGTTTTCaaccttttttattataaaatccGTGTTATTTGACTGATTACATATGCAttagaattataaaaattggtaaataatttttttcaattttttatcatgttATTTaccataaaaatatatttattatgtaaaTATCTATTTATTATAAGCATGCTTTTTTTGTTCATGGCGTAATATactataaaatgaaaaaaaagcgaatgaattgaattatatatatttttttcgatttataattatataaagcataggttttattatattgtatatgtttTCGCTTTTTCtgcaattttatttaattgtaaaaatttCCAGTACTACAAAAAATATGGCACACTGAAAAAAAGTGCATAAAAGGAAAAGcttcttttaaaaattgtgGATAATATACTTTgataaatatgttaatacCATAGAAATTATTCTTATGTACACTCCTTTCAATACTACATACAAAAActattttttctcattttttttacaccTTATAAATATTGTAAATCATGAATATTATCATGAGGACAActtataacaaaataaaaaaagatagcggatatttttatgtaatgtttaaaaattgttgcggaaaaatataagttaGATGGTTCACAaaacatatgcatatatatataaataagtacatacacaaatatatatatacctaCCTGCATATGTGCATCCAAAGTGCCgtctttaatattaaatccacgcattttaattttaaaatattgaGCATCAAATACATTTACAACAATAAAAAAAccagtaataaaaaaaatagcaaatGAAAAAGGGAAAACCCCAAAAGACTAATTGGTAATAAAACAGTAATATGGTTACAAGTTCGTAAACATTATTGAATAAAACACGCAAATGATAAATGTGaaaggaaataataataaaatatatgtatattcatAAATACACATATAATCACTACTATTATATAACAAGTATAATTCGTACAAATGGCGAAAGTGATCGTTAAAGGAAGTATTTTTGATGATAATGTTGATGTCACGGATCTTGAACTTGTAAATAAAAGATTGGAGTTTTTAGAAAATGAAATGATTATACCACCAAATAGTATAAAAAGTGTTATAGATAAAACTGCTgcatttgttaaaaaaaatgggaaagtttttgaacaaaaaatatataaagaaaaagaaaagcagtttaattttataaatagtaCACacccatattttttttattatcaatatAAATTACATGAACAATTTTTAGGAATtcaagaaaaaaatacaataccTAAAGCtattatagaaataaaaaaaagagaagatTTAAATAAATCAAGTAATAATGAAcacatattaaaaatatgtgatTTTGTAAAAGAggatattaaaaaagaaaaaaacaaaataatatactcCATAGATGACCAAACTAAAGATGAAGATACACAAGAACAGCAAATAGAAATCAAAGAAGAtatttatacaattatatcTCCACTTATCAGTTCGGTGGATGTAGATCTAATGAAAACAACAGCTCTATTTGTGGCTAGAAACGGaaacaaatttttaaatgaacTTATtgaaagagaaaaaaataatagccAATATGACTTTTTGAGagcaaataatttatactataattttttttcaaaacttATTGATATATATGTGAAATGTTTACTtccaaataatgatataatggataaaattaaaaaatattccaaTAACAAAAGGGATATTCTAAACTATTcttatagtatatataaccATAACATGAAGAAAagagaagaagaagaaagaAAACTTgaagaaaaaacaaaatgtgACACATTTTATGATTGGTCAAATTTTACCGTTGTAGAAAATATAACCTTTGATGATAACATTGAAACTTTGCCTCAATCAATAGATTTTAATAATGTTGAAAACTATGTATTAAATCAATTGTTTGATACAGATaacaaatatacaaatatcgaaaaaataaataacatatCATATCATACaagtaatataaataaagaaataaatgaaaatggaGAAGGCCAAGCTCATGGTGACAATTCAATGGATGATTATGAAAGACAAAATGAGTATTCAGATGATGCTATCGAAATAAGAAAATTAGAAGAAAATCCAGTAGATATGTCTCAAGAAGAGAATAATATTTctgataataaatatataaaaggaCGAAAACAAAAGAACCAACTACAtggaaaattaaataaaaatgatagtGAAATATCAAATGGTGAAGAAACTTTAGATAACATTCAAGAAATTGtggatgatgataatgaagaaaaaattatagttGTTAAGAATTATGAAAAATCACGAAaacacaaaataaataaagaaaatgtcCACTTATGTCCAATTACAAACCAACCTATAGATATTAATGATATGACTCGACACTTgaaaacattattattagaTCCACAATGGAAAGAACAAAAAGATAAGTTATATGAAAAAGCTAAAAAGGAAGCTTCGTTTTCACCTCTTGAAGACATTGAAGGAAATTTATCTCTTTTTGTTATTAATAGACCAGATATTTTTGGATCTATCGATGAAGAAATCAACGACCATACatcaaatgaaaataaaaaaactactaaaaatgtaaaaaaaaatgaagatgtATATAGTTACattcataatatttacaataaaatattgcCAGGTCCATCCATTGCACATTACCCTCAAAATGAAGCAAACCAATCAAAAGAAACTAAtagcaaaaataataaaaaacaaaaaacaaactaatatatatgttgttATATAGTTTAATAATTAGTTAAATCAACATTTCAAAATAGACTTTCTTTTTACTTCTTATTAATTCAAAACACACATGCCAATATTATAACCTTTTGGCAAATTCTATATATTTGGCCATCCATTATTTAGACATATTTAAtgtcttttatatattatttttttcgctctctttttttaatttaattttttcaaaattaacagattcattttatttttagtgATCTAGCACATTTCAATTAATTTACGTATTTAATGCAtcatatgttatatatatgcattctttatattatatttaggATTTATTTCactttgttttattatttctatttatttattttgtctttataaaaatttttatagttAACTTAATCACCATTTTTTGGTACATAAATtccttttaaataaaaataaatcttaTATCCATTTCCAATATcgatgaaatattttttggtaATGTCTTTCTCCATTATTGGGCTGCATTAAAAATGCacagaaatatattattatattttttcacaaACAAAATTGAGaaaatgtagaaaaaaataaagtactTACGCGAATGTcacaattatataattaggaaataaaaaagggtttgttcttttttcttctttttcataATCAGTATTGCAAGCACCATATGTTTTCCCAAACAAtgcattttttgttttactAAAATGGAATATTCCATTTAGgctattttttgataaatgaTAATTCTGCATAAGTAAaagcaaaataataacaataataataaacaacaaaataataaattatttcacatatgtatacatatatgtaggTGTGTCTACTAAAATTTTCTCAaaacttatttaaaaattttaatgcTCTTATTTTTTCGGGTATTTTTCTCATTATAtgattgtattttttataatcataCTTGCTCTATATAATCCTCTTCTTCCTTTATTGTCCAAGTGATAGGAATTTGTGTTgtgttaaataaaaacaaacaaaatttatacaattttaattcactaaattttatataaatataatatgtattgtCCTTTATTTCAATATCGTTATAAGTTATTCGATTCTCTTTTACTTTATccgaaatattattaataacatCATTTAGTTCTTTGcaattttctattatttggTTTTCCTTTctcaaattattaaattcgtgaaatatatatttattttctttcatAATTAAAAAGGGAACAATATAATTGCATTCAATTATAAACTTTTCATGCTCTTCACTTGttaaatattgaaatattaaataatctTCATATACATgcttttttccttttttactatttatcttattttttatttcctttttaaaCTTCACTTCGTCTATTTCCAATTTTATGCATATCttactttttctttttatatgatactgaaaaaaaaggaaaagaaaAGTAACAAAATGgcaaaattaaaacaaagacaataaatgaaattatgcaatatgcatattgtttttttaaaaatgaaataaatattcaaatttattataaaatgataGCTAAATAAATAGTCTACATATtcctttttataatataagacaacaaattaaattagtttattattattcatcCCATATAAATGCATATGTTTACAATTCTAGTATTAGTATGATCAAATTCCTCAGAATCTATATaaatcttttttatttcaaaaaacaatttcgtgtatatatatgaataaaaatttatatctttcatattaatgaaatatatatttaaagattttttttgtgaaaatgtttcatcaaaGTATCCATTTATCTCATTTATATCTTCATATAATATGTCATTGATAAGTTGATCTGTAtacattttgtttatttttttataggCCTTTTTATTGAAATATTTGAAGTCGaattttattgttttatcaTGAGATCTGCACCAAGGTTATCccaccaaaaaaaaaatattcatgaAAATTAATAGAAGAacgaataaatataatagtatAGACAATTCAAATGTGTTATAAccaaatgaatatttttttattttttgcatagattttataaattaagtaTTTGCTATTTCACCATATTGGTGTTTTCATAATGCCTCgtgataaatttatataattatctacatatatatgcatagaatgaatatatttcatattacTAATTCATAATATTTCTTAACTAAACATCTTATATGTAACATTATATGCCTAGCCTTTTGTATGTGGatctctttttttatatattacattttattGCCCCATAATAATTCCATTTTCGGTTTTTcgatattaacatataaataaaatgttagatATAACGATTTTATTAAATGCTCACTGAGCGCTTTTAATGACGATTCAGTATTAATTTTACTTTTGGTGTCTATATCatctatatatttgtaattgcaatcaaatttatatacatgaTTGCCTTCTttgtgtaatatattttccaaacatattttgatatatttttttgcttttttatCAATGCAAATATTTGAACAATCAATTTTAATATCGTTTTCGCTATTAGCTGTTTTTCCATCACTTGTAGAGCATAGTGAATTTTTCGCAATCTcgatatcatttttatttctaaaaaaaagTTCATTTAAACTATTACTACACTGTTCATTACTTTTAGGCGTTccttttaaaaatgtatctatttttttattttcatcattttttaaatcatcatgctctgatatatatatatttttattatcgcTAATATTCAATAGAACATCTGAAATGTCTGAAAAAgtgcatataatatttttcctaAAATTCGAAGAATTAAGCAATATAACCTCATATGGCTTTAATATTTCTTCAAAGCACttacatatattttcattgCGTTCATTTTTCTCTAAAactttgtaattttttaaaatgccTTTATCTATATaaatagaattaataaatatgcattTATCACCATTTTTTGCAACTTTATAAGGATTTAATAAATGTAATGATTTTATCTCTGATTTAATTGACATATTACAAATTTGTTCACTTTtacttaaatttataaatattttgtctctatacatattaatattatctgaatatagataaatcTTAATAAATGCACTTTTCATAGAACATACTGTATCTTTAAAAAGGACAAAATCTAagaacaaattattttttagcaTTAAGCAATATtcacttttt
Protein-coding regions in this window:
- a CDS encoding splicing factor 3A subunit 1, putative, which gives rise to MAKVIVKGSIFDDNVDVTDLELVNKRLEFLENEMIIPPNSIKSVIDKTAAFVKKNGKVFEQKIYKEKEKQFNFINSTHPYFFYYQYKLHEQFLGIQEKNTIPKAIIEIKKREDLNKSSNNEHILKICDFVKEDIKKEKNKIIYSIDDQTKDEDTQEQQIEIKEDIYTIISPLISSVDVDLMKTTALFVARNGNKFLNELIEREKNNSQYDFLRANNLYYNFFSKLIDIYVKCLLPNNDIMDKIKKYSNNKRDILNYSYSIYNHNMKKREEEERKLEEKTKCDTFYDWSNFTVVENITFDDNIETLPQSIDFNNVENYVLNQLFDTDNKYTNIEKINNISYHTSNINKEINENGEGQAHGDNSMDDYERQNEYSDDAIEIRKLEENPVDMSQEENNISDNKYIKGRKQKNQLHGKLNKNDSEISNGEETLDNIQEIVDDDNEEKIIVVKNYEKSRKHKINKENVHLCPITNQPIDINDMTRHLKTLLLDPQWKEQKDKLYEKAKKEASFSPLEDIEGNLSLFVINRPDIFGSIDEEINDHTSNENKKTTKNVKKNEDVYSYIHNIYNKILPGPSIAHYPQNEANQSKETNSKNNKKQKTN